Proteins encoded within one genomic window of Flavobacterium oreochromis:
- a CDS encoding DUF4421 family protein, whose product MRNLLNVLILLYYPISLAQEKEGEIKHALSHKYNLDYRLNYFDKMIFKVDINSDVDNFYIPKLNYTDNKKSIFSPDEKLKLRFSFDYKFLGISYSFSPDFIPELNNKRANTKTLDLSFKFFYSDRLRQEVTYKRVKGFSLRNPDNQNPIEVFDDLEINTIGGKTFYITNNNFSYRAYESQTERQIKSAGSFMPSLTYFINNLYTNNPNSTDQYLERIKSVDFIFQLGYMYNYVINKTWFATGGLHPGIGIHDSKNYYTNNQESISFDNKIKWNYNLDLNFSLGYNHENFFSGIRINYKNYQYDSKVIADIMNSNFNSVFFIGYRFNEVKKVKKVFEKIENQFGI is encoded by the coding sequence ATGCGAAATTTGTTAAACGTTTTAATACTACTATATTATCCTATTTCCCTTGCTCAAGAAAAAGAAGGAGAAATTAAGCATGCTTTATCTCACAAGTATAATTTAGACTATCGTCTTAATTATTTTGACAAAATGATTTTTAAAGTTGATATTAATTCTGACGTAGACAATTTTTATATTCCTAAATTAAACTATACAGACAACAAAAAAAGTATTTTTTCACCTGATGAAAAACTAAAACTCCGTTTTTCCTTTGATTATAAATTTTTAGGAATTAGTTATTCTTTTTCACCTGATTTTATACCGGAGTTAAATAATAAAAGAGCTAACACTAAAACATTAGATTTAAGTTTTAAATTCTTTTATTCTGACCGGCTAAGACAAGAAGTTACCTACAAAAGAGTTAAAGGATTTTCTTTAAGAAACCCAGATAATCAAAATCCAATTGAAGTATTTGATGATTTAGAAATAAATACTATTGGAGGAAAAACTTTTTACATAACGAATAATAATTTCTCATACAGAGCTTACGAATCTCAAACAGAAAGACAAATAAAAAGCGCAGGAAGTTTTATGCCTTCACTCACCTATTTTATAAATAATTTATATACAAACAACCCTAACTCTACTGATCAATATTTAGAAAGAATAAAATCAGTAGATTTTATTTTCCAATTAGGTTATATGTATAACTATGTAATTAATAAAACATGGTTTGCTACTGGTGGACTACATCCTGGAATTGGAATTCACGATTCCAAAAATTATTACACAAATAATCAAGAATCAATTTCATTTGACAATAAAATTAAATGGAATTACAATTTAGACTTAAATTTTTCACTAGGCTATAACCATGAGAATTTCTTTTCAGGAATCCGAATTAATTACAAGAATTACCAATATGACAGTAAAGTGATAGCTGACATAATGAATTCTAATTTTAATTCTGTATTTTTCATAGGTTATCGTTTCAACGAAGTAAAAAAAGTAAAAAAAGTATTTGAAAAGATAGAAAACCAATTTGGTATATAA
- the hemB gene encoding porphobilinogen synthase, producing the protein MFPIHRGRRLRVNEAIRSIIRETSLSPADFMFPMFIMEGENTKIEVPSMPGIYRRTLDLTVEEVKELHALGIRAVNIYVKVNDDLKDNTGKEAWNPNGLMQNAIRAIKKACPDMIVMPDVALDPYSIYGHDGIIEKGDVANDSTNEALVKMAISHAEAGADFVAPSDMMDGRILRLREGLDKSGYHNVGIMSYSAKYASAFYGPFRDALDSAPKEANVVVPKDKKTYQMDYANRIEAVKEALWDVEEGADMVMVKPGIAYLDIVREVKNAVNVPVSVFHVSGEYAMIKAAAEKGWLDHDKIMMEQLMCIKRAGATLISTYFAKEAAILLNKQ; encoded by the coding sequence ATGTTCCCTATACACAGAGGTAGAAGATTAAGAGTAAACGAAGCTATACGAAGTATTATCAGAGAAACCAGCTTAAGTCCTGCTGATTTCATGTTTCCCATGTTTATAATGGAAGGAGAAAACACTAAAATAGAAGTTCCTTCTATGCCAGGTATTTATCGTCGTACATTAGATTTAACCGTAGAAGAGGTAAAAGAATTACACGCGTTAGGAATTAGAGCGGTTAATATTTATGTAAAAGTAAATGATGATTTAAAAGACAATACAGGTAAAGAAGCATGGAATCCTAATGGATTAATGCAAAACGCCATTCGTGCTATCAAAAAAGCATGTCCTGATATGATTGTAATGCCAGATGTAGCATTAGACCCTTATTCGATCTATGGTCATGACGGAATTATAGAAAAAGGGGATGTAGCAAACGATTCCACTAATGAAGCACTCGTAAAAATGGCTATTTCACATGCAGAAGCAGGTGCAGATTTTGTTGCACCAAGTGATATGATGGATGGACGTATACTACGCTTACGTGAAGGTCTGGACAAATCAGGCTATCATAACGTAGGCATTATGAGTTATTCAGCTAAATATGCCTCTGCTTTTTATGGTCCTTTCCGTGACGCATTAGATAGTGCCCCAAAAGAAGCCAATGTAGTAGTTCCTAAAGATAAAAAAACCTATCAAATGGATTATGCAAATCGTATAGAAGCAGTAAAAGAAGCATTATGGGATGTAGAAGAGGGAGCCGATATGGTTATGGTAAAACCAGGAATTGCTTACTTAGATATCGTTCGTGAAGTTAAAAATGCAGTCAATGTTCCTGTTTCTGTATTTCATGTTTCAGGAGAATATGCTATGATTAAAGCAGCCGCTGAAAAAGGTTGGTTGGATCATGATAAAATTATGATGGAGCAATTAATGTGTA